Proteins encoded together in one Gammaproteobacteria bacterium window:
- a CDS encoding tyrosine-type recombinase/integrase has translation MATPSFEGFVGGSWNIACYNRCKPSTRQRVDSALRTQLLPTFGDRKLSEIGSLEVLAWFDRYSRTAPAGANRILDILKQIFNYAIECGHVDFNPAQGVRHNPRPKVTRFLSRDEVARVHAALNAHRGRGSGQQQVAIIRLLLLTGCRKGELVNLRWEEVGEDVLRLSDSKTGPRTVFLSSAAHAVITRQPRTGSPYVFPSLTDASRPRSSELSLWRKVRREARIEGVRLHDLRHTFASHAVMGRVPLPVLSRLLGHSQDRMAMRYAHVCDREASDAAERVGSTIADLLGVSAPNCGSGDGRESLSLDPGNP, from the coding sequence ATGGCGACCCCGAGCTTCGAAGGATTTGTGGGCGGTTCTTGGAACATCGCCTGCTACAACCGCTGCAAGCCCTCAACACGCCAGCGCGTCGACAGCGCGCTCCGCACGCAGTTGCTTCCTACGTTCGGAGACAGGAAGCTGAGCGAAATCGGCTCGCTGGAGGTGCTCGCTTGGTTCGACCGCTACAGCCGAACCGCGCCCGCCGGCGCGAACCGGATCCTCGACATTCTGAAGCAGATCTTCAACTACGCCATCGAGTGCGGGCATGTGGACTTCAACCCGGCTCAAGGCGTACGGCACAACCCAAGACCCAAGGTCACCCGCTTTCTGTCCCGGGACGAGGTGGCGCGGGTCCATGCTGCCCTGAACGCCCACCGGGGTCGAGGCTCGGGCCAGCAGCAGGTTGCCATCATCCGCCTCCTGCTCCTTACGGGGTGCCGCAAGGGCGAACTGGTCAACCTGCGTTGGGAGGAAGTCGGCGAAGACGTGCTGCGGCTGTCCGACAGCAAGACTGGACCCCGCACCGTCTTCCTGAGCAGCGCGGCCCACGCGGTGATCACCCGGCAGCCACGGACGGGAAGTCCCTATGTATTTCCGTCGCTGACGGACGCATCCCGGCCCCGCTCGAGCGAACTCTCGCTATGGCGCAAGGTCCGGCGGGAGGCCCGCATCGAAGGTGTGCGCCTTCACGACCTGCGCCACACCTTCGCAAGCCACGCGGTCATGGGGCGCGTCCCTCTGCCGGTTCTCTCCCGGTTGCTGGGACACAGCCAAGACCGTATGGCAATGCGCTACGCGCACGTCTGCGATCGCGAGGCGTCGGACGCCGCCGAGAGGGTCGGATCAACCATCGCTGATCTGCTCGGGGTTTCCGCCCCAAACTGCGGCAGCGGGGACGGACGGGAGAGCTTGTCCCTCGACCCCGGCAACCCGTAA
- a CDS encoding tyrosine-type recombinase/integrase — MSTILRERENAKPVPFETVAEEVFRRYGRTWKPATLQVNRAYLRNQIMPWFRGRPVTEITRAEVRRWFGTLHATPAAANRSLPILSVIMRQAETYGYRTKNSNPCKGIRRYPQARRERFLTPAEMRRLGHGLANARSEAPLPVAIVRLLCLTGCRQSEIRTLRWGDYREGHLFLRDGKSGPRTVWLCRAARSQLDGLPKTTGFVFPAADPQEPMSTETLYGHWRRIRREARLSGLRLHDLRHTYASLALRNGESVVMIGRLLGHRDPDTTLRYIHFGDAMLRQAVETVAEALEG, encoded by the coding sequence ATGTCCACCATTCTTCGTGAGAGAGAGAACGCCAAGCCCGTCCCGTTCGAGACGGTCGCGGAAGAAGTATTCCGAAGGTACGGACGTACTTGGAAGCCGGCCACCTTGCAGGTGAATCGGGCGTACCTCCGAAACCAGATCATGCCATGGTTCAGGGGACGACCGGTGACCGAGATCACACGGGCCGAGGTCCGGCGTTGGTTCGGAACCCTTCATGCCACCCCCGCCGCGGCCAACCGCTCGCTACCGATCCTCTCGGTCATCATGCGTCAGGCGGAGACCTACGGCTACCGAACGAAGAACAGCAATCCCTGCAAGGGGATCCGGCGCTACCCGCAGGCCCGCCGGGAGCGGTTCCTCACGCCCGCCGAGATGCGCCGCTTGGGACATGGGCTAGCGAACGCCCGGTCCGAGGCGCCCCTCCCCGTGGCCATCGTCCGGCTCCTGTGCCTCACCGGATGCAGGCAGAGCGAGATCCGGACGCTGCGCTGGGGTGACTACCGCGAGGGCCACCTGTTTCTGCGCGACGGCAAGTCCGGTCCAAGAACCGTGTGGCTCTGCCGCGCGGCACGCAGCCAGTTGGACGGTTTGCCCAAGACGACCGGCTTCGTGTTCCCCGCAGCCGACCCGCAGGAACCCATGTCCACCGAGACCCTCTACGGACATTGGCGTCGGATTCGCCGGGAGGCCCGTCTCTCCGGCCTCCGTTTGCACGACCTGCGTCACACCTACGCGAGTCTCGCACTGCGGAACGGCGAGTCCGTGGTCATGATCGGCCGGCTGCTGGGGCATCGTGATCCGGACACCACCCTGAGGTACATACACTTCGGTGACGCGATGCTGAGGCAGGCGGTGGAGACCGTCGCCGAGGCTTTGGAGGGATAA